The Thermoclostridium stercorarium subsp. stercorarium DSM 8532 genome contains a region encoding:
- the efp gene encoding elongation factor P translates to MISAGEFKNGVTFEMDGQVYQVIEFQHVKPGKGAAFVRTKLKNLITGATIERSFSPTDKFPRAEVSKRDMQYLYNDGELYYFMDEQTFEQMPLNSETIGDALKFVKENTTCKVVFFKDQVIGVEPPIFVELEVTHTEPGFKGDTATGATKPAIVETGAQVKVPLFVNQGDIIRIDTRTGEYLERV, encoded by the coding sequence ATGATAAGTGCAGGAGAATTTAAAAACGGTGTTACATTTGAAATGGATGGTCAGGTTTATCAGGTGATTGAGTTTCAGCATGTTAAACCTGGAAAGGGTGCAGCATTTGTTCGCACAAAATTGAAGAATCTGATTACAGGTGCGACAATTGAACGTTCATTCAGCCCGACCGACAAATTTCCGCGTGCTGAGGTCTCCAAGAGAGATATGCAGTACCTTTACAATGACGGTGAGTTGTATTATTTCATGGATGAGCAGACCTTTGAGCAAATGCCGCTGAATTCCGAGACCATCGGTGATGCGCTGAAATTTGTCAAGGAAAATACGACATGTAAGGTGGTATTTTTCAAGGATCAGGTCATCGGGGTTGAACCGCCGATTTTTGTTGAGCTTGAGGTAACACATACCGAGCCCGGTTTCAAGGGTGATACTGCAACAGGCGCTACAAAGCCTGCCATCGTGGAAACAGGCGCTCAGGTTAAAGTGCCTTTGTTTGTAAACCAGGGCGACATTATCCGTATCGATACTCGTACGGGGGAATATTTGGAAAGAGTTTGA